A single Stutzerimonas stutzeri DNA region contains:
- a CDS encoding HAD family hydrolase, translating to MATIDLLISDCDGVIVDSEIISHRVLFEALSLHVPADRLAEALEGTFGLTVPSIIDLIEKRFDLTMPSTFDEDLRRHSEKTVADQVQAIAGVRDALLAIDLPLAVASNSRLHNVQASLRRAGLTERVAGNIFCAEMVASPKPAPDVYLLAAERMGVAPGHCLVVEDSPTGVLAARTAGMQVIGFTGASHIPAGHDQALRELGVKAVINHMRELPATVARFRQP from the coding sequence ATGGCCACAATCGACCTGCTGATCAGCGATTGCGATGGCGTGATCGTCGACAGCGAAATCATCAGCCACCGCGTGTTGTTCGAAGCATTGAGCCTGCATGTTCCGGCTGACCGGCTGGCCGAGGCTCTGGAGGGCACCTTCGGTCTGACGGTGCCGAGCATCATTGACCTCATCGAAAAGCGCTTCGATCTCACGATGCCGTCGACATTCGATGAAGACCTTCGTCGCCACAGCGAGAAAACGGTCGCCGACCAAGTCCAGGCGATTGCGGGCGTGCGCGATGCGCTGCTTGCCATCGATCTGCCGCTGGCCGTTGCGTCCAACAGTCGTCTGCATAACGTCCAGGCGTCGCTGCGTCGCGCCGGATTGACCGAACGTGTCGCGGGCAACATCTTCTGCGCCGAAATGGTGGCATCGCCCAAGCCGGCGCCGGATGTCTACCTGCTGGCTGCCGAACGCATGGGGGTCGCGCCGGGGCATTGTCTGGTCGTCGAGGACAGCCCGACCGGGGTACTGGCGGCACGCACCGCCGGGATGCAAGTCATTGGCTTCACCGGCGCGAGCCATATACCGGCCGGTCACGATCAGGCGCTGCGTGAACTGGGCGTGAAGGCAGTCATCAACCATATGCGCGAGCTGCCGGCCACGGTCGCGCGGTTCCGGCAGCCTTAA
- a CDS encoding DHCW motif cupin fold protein has translation MKLTAIPFGTTDWSLVEPSEHPGETGSARWRTCHFGQIRVRMVEYSAGYLADHWCRKGHILLCLEGELHTELDDGRTFVLKPGMSYQVGDNAEAHRSSTAAGAKLFVVD, from the coding sequence GTGAAATTGACCGCCATTCCCTTCGGCACGACCGACTGGTCACTGGTCGAACCCAGCGAACATCCAGGCGAAACCGGCAGCGCACGCTGGCGCACCTGCCACTTTGGCCAAATTCGCGTTCGGATGGTGGAGTACAGCGCGGGCTATCTCGCCGACCACTGGTGCCGCAAAGGCCACATCCTGCTCTGTCTCGAAGGCGAGCTGCACACCGAGCTGGACGATGGCCGTACGTTCGTACTCAAACCCGGCATGAGTTACCAGGTTGGGGACAATGCCGAAGCGCACCGATCATCCACCGCGGCCGGCGCCAAGCTGTTTGTCGTCGACTAG
- a CDS encoding DUF1272 domain-containing protein has protein sequence MLELRPGCECCDADLPPESTGALICSFECTFCANCAASKLAYVCPNCGGELVARPRRPVDKLARHPASTQRLYKPQGCTPSNHGRIQS, from the coding sequence ATGCTCGAACTTCGGCCTGGCTGCGAATGTTGCGACGCCGATCTGCCGCCCGAATCAACCGGCGCGCTGATCTGCTCTTTCGAATGCACCTTCTGCGCGAACTGCGCAGCATCGAAGCTCGCCTACGTCTGCCCCAATTGCGGTGGCGAGCTGGTTGCACGGCCACGCAGACCGGTCGACAAGCTCGCCCGCCACCCGGCCTCTACCCAGCGCCTGTACAAGCCGCAGGGCTGCACCCCGTCGAACCACGGAAGGATTCAGTCGTGA
- a CDS encoding DegQ family serine endoprotease translates to MILRRNFLAVVAGVALFGQTLVAHAQLPDFTPLVEDASPAVVNISTKQNTPVRGGPMQMPDLEGIPPMFREFFERGIPKQPDRRREAQSLGSGFIISEDGYILTNNHVVADADEIIVRLPDRSELQAKLVGADPRSDVALLKIDGDDLPIVKIGKSEALKAGEWVVAIGSPFGFDHTVTAGVVSATGRSLPNESYVPFIQTDVAINPGNSGGPLFNLEGEVVGINSQIFTRSGGFMGLSFAIPIDVAMDVANQLREDGKVSRGWLGVVIQEVNKDLAESFGLERPAGALVAQVMDGGPAAKGGLKVGDVILSLNGKAIDMSGDLPHLVGAMKPGSTARLEVVRDGDRQTLSIDIGALPEEGDLLASAGAGGTLLSDNRLGVSVAELTDAQRQALEINGGVVIREVGQGPAAMIGLRPGDVITHLNNQAIGSVKIFSQVVKALPKNRSVSMRVLREGRASFITFRLPN, encoded by the coding sequence ATGATCCTTCGTAGAAACTTCCTGGCGGTCGTGGCGGGCGTTGCGCTGTTCGGGCAAACGCTCGTCGCTCATGCCCAATTGCCTGACTTTACGCCGCTGGTAGAAGACGCCTCGCCGGCGGTCGTCAACATCAGCACCAAACAGAACACACCCGTGCGGGGCGGGCCCATGCAGATGCCGGATCTCGAAGGCATACCGCCGATGTTTCGCGAGTTCTTCGAGCGGGGCATACCGAAGCAGCCGGACCGTCGGCGCGAGGCGCAATCGCTGGGCTCGGGGTTCATCATCTCCGAAGATGGCTACATTCTGACCAACAACCACGTGGTCGCCGATGCCGACGAAATCATCGTGCGCCTGCCTGATCGCAGTGAGTTGCAGGCCAAGCTGGTCGGCGCGGACCCCCGCAGCGATGTCGCCCTGTTGAAGATCGACGGAGACGATCTGCCGATCGTGAAGATCGGCAAATCCGAAGCGCTGAAAGCGGGCGAGTGGGTGGTCGCCATCGGTTCGCCGTTCGGCTTCGATCACACGGTTACCGCCGGTGTCGTCAGCGCTACGGGGCGCAGCCTGCCGAACGAGAGTTATGTGCCGTTCATCCAGACCGACGTGGCCATCAACCCGGGAAATTCCGGTGGCCCGTTGTTCAATCTCGAGGGGGAAGTGGTCGGCATCAACTCGCAGATCTTCACCCGTTCCGGGGGCTTCATGGGATTGTCGTTCGCCATTCCGATCGACGTTGCCATGGATGTCGCCAATCAGCTGCGTGAGGATGGCAAGGTGAGCCGTGGCTGGCTCGGTGTGGTCATTCAGGAGGTCAACAAGGACCTGGCTGAATCGTTCGGCCTGGAGCGCCCGGCCGGTGCGCTCGTCGCACAGGTGATGGACGGCGGGCCCGCGGCCAAGGGTGGGCTGAAGGTGGGTGATGTGATCCTGAGCCTGAACGGCAAGGCGATCGACATGTCCGGTGACCTTCCGCATCTGGTTGGTGCCATGAAGCCGGGCAGCACGGCCAGGCTGGAGGTGGTGCGTGACGGCGATCGCCAGACGCTGTCCATCGATATTGGTGCGCTGCCCGAGGAGGGCGATCTGCTGGCCTCCGCCGGCGCCGGGGGCACCCTGCTCAGCGACAATCGCCTGGGCGTCTCGGTGGCCGAATTGACCGATGCGCAGCGTCAAGCGCTCGAGATCAATGGCGGCGTGGTCATCAGGGAAGTCGGCCAGGGCCCTGCGGCGATGATCGGTTTGCGGCCGGGGGATGTCATTACGCATCTCAACAACCAGGCCATCGGCTCGGTCAAGATCTTCAGCCAAGTGGTCAAGGCGCTGCCGAAGAATCGCTCCGTCTCCATGCGCGTGCTCCGCGAAGGACGGGCGAGTTTCATTACCTTCAGGCTTCCCAACTGA
- a CDS encoding D-amino acid dehydrogenase yields MKTIAVIGGGITGITTAYALARRGFAVTLFEKHRYAAMETSFANGGQLSASNAEVWNHWSTLIKGLKWMLKSDAPLLVNPKPSWHKLSWFAEFIGSMPHYRQNTIETARLAIAAREHLFAWAEEEGIDFDLKKAGILHIYRNKAGFDHAGKVSELLALGGLPRRAVTPDEMRAIEPTLAGQYYGGYYTECDSTGDIHLFTNGLAAAAVRLGVECRYGQDVKGVATNGKQASVVLGTPGGDETLEFDGLVVCAGTASRALAVQLGDRVNIYPVKGYSITVNLNDEASRAAAPTVSLLDDETKLVTSRLGDHRLRVAGTAEFNGYNRDIRADRIRPLVDWVAECFPGVSTQSVVPWAGLRPMMPNMMPKVGRGSSPCVFYNTGHGHLGWTLSAITADMIGDVVMQSLGSQATPVPSRPQATPA; encoded by the coding sequence ATGAAAACGATCGCAGTCATCGGTGGTGGTATTACCGGCATCACCACGGCTTACGCGCTGGCCAGGCGCGGTTTCGCCGTCACCCTGTTCGAAAAGCACCGCTACGCCGCGATGGAGACCTCCTTCGCCAACGGCGGCCAGCTCTCGGCCTCGAACGCCGAGGTCTGGAACCACTGGTCAACCCTCATCAAGGGCTTGAAGTGGATGCTCAAAAGCGATGCGCCGCTGCTGGTCAATCCCAAGCCCAGTTGGCACAAACTGTCCTGGTTCGCCGAGTTCATCGGCTCGATGCCGCACTACCGTCAAAACACCATCGAGACCGCGCGCCTGGCGATCGCCGCCCGTGAGCACCTGTTCGCATGGGCCGAGGAAGAGGGTATCGACTTCGATCTGAAGAAGGCGGGCATCCTGCACATCTACCGGAACAAGGCCGGCTTCGATCACGCCGGCAAGGTGTCCGAATTGCTTGCCCTGGGCGGCCTGCCGCGCCGCGCTGTAACGCCGGACGAAATGCGCGCAATCGAGCCGACGTTGGCGGGGCAGTATTACGGTGGCTATTACACCGAGTGCGACTCCACCGGCGACATCCATCTGTTCACCAACGGCCTCGCGGCGGCTGCGGTCCGTCTGGGGGTCGAATGCCGCTACGGCCAGGATGTGAAAGGTGTCGCCACCAACGGCAAGCAGGCGAGCGTCGTTCTCGGCACGCCGGGCGGCGATGAAACCCTGGAATTCGATGGCCTCGTGGTGTGCGCCGGTACCGCCAGCCGGGCATTGGCCGTGCAGCTGGGCGATCGGGTGAACATCTACCCGGTCAAGGGCTATTCGATCACCGTCAACCTCAATGACGAAGCCAGCCGCGCCGCCGCGCCGACCGTAAGCCTGCTGGACGATGAAACCAAGCTGGTCACCAGTCGCCTTGGCGATCACCGGCTGCGCGTTGCCGGCACCGCTGAATTCAATGGCTACAACCGCGACATCCGGGCCGACCGTATCCGCCCCCTGGTGGATTGGGTCGCCGAGTGCTTCCCGGGCGTCAGCACCCAGAGCGTCGTGCCTTGGGCCGGGCTGCGGCCGATGATGCCCAACATGATGCCCAAGGTGGGGCGTGGAAGCTCGCCGTGTGTGTTCTACAACACGGGCCACGGCCACCTCGGCT
- a CDS encoding hybrid sensor histidine kinase/response regulator, whose protein sequence is MSHASGAKPARSVPLRSRLLTIALAGILPLALVAGLGLVSIVNDQRQMAKQRSLEATRLAATAVEIELVRSLNVLQALSQSSLLEDGALDSFAEMIRRVLPTVPSWHSLLIITPQGEVIRRISLHESPRSRLIAEPYSFAELMRTGEPQVGNMAQGLDGRWGIPLRVPVKIGGEVRYVLTAVLEPNAVVDVISNRRLPEGWVTTVLDAQGMRIARSHRNAETLGQPASETLAELLEHDRAEEGMGMTTTVEGTSVFTAFVRLSPSNWVVATGVPTADVQAGAIRAFTLYGGGLLLSLLLAVAAALFATRRINVPMRQLRRAAQAIGKGQTVNETPDSEIEEVREVGRALAAAAQARQASEAERDSMLARLALAQEDLTEQVSDLKALQALGNQLLQLPTLDAQLQEIVEVLCELHGADHGLLSIRETDRSLRVHASKGFTPPSLEQVNGRPSGVGVDEAAVREGRRVSVADTEADPAFAELVPLARAEGFRSVHSTPIRHSDGSVLGALTVLLAENRLPTERETRLADLASGLAAVFIDRARAQTKAGMFEQRLRVALDSSTVPFSILSTVHDATGQVIDFLLAFINPTGAAALRGTVEELTGRRLTEVLGPDANVQALETLVAVATFQQPHDLEMRSTAFGGDRWVRLVATPYEHSVAVWFADVTQAKHQEQAILEADRRKDEFLATLAHELRNPLAPIRLAAGLFGTPGASEAQKQRSQQIIERQVRHMALLLDDLFDISRITLGKLVLRKESLDLGAVIEAAVETARAKIEAKQHALTVELPAQPILLEADPLRLEQILVNLLNNAAKFTAQGGQIRISATRLGETATVSVIDNGVGIAREHLKLIFERFAQVPTSRAQVNTGLGIGLALARGLANLHGGDIRVSSAGLGQGAEFKLSLPALAAPQPNWPRTEPVRAADNKRCVLVADDNRDIAETMAEVLRLEGHDVHLAFDGNEAFERYQQLHPEVVLLDIGMPGLRGDEVARMIRSQPSAFHVRLVAITGWGQPSDKENALAAGFDVHMTKPVDIARLIALVGA, encoded by the coding sequence TTGAGTCATGCAAGTGGAGCGAAACCGGCTCGCTCGGTACCGTTGCGCAGTCGTCTGCTGACCATCGCGCTTGCCGGGATCCTGCCCTTGGCCCTGGTCGCGGGCCTGGGCCTGGTATCGATCGTCAACGATCAGAGGCAGATGGCCAAGCAACGCAGCCTCGAGGCCACTCGTCTGGCCGCGACGGCCGTCGAGATCGAACTGGTCCGCTCGCTGAACGTGCTGCAGGCATTGTCGCAGTCTTCCTTGCTCGAAGACGGCGCGCTCGACAGCTTCGCCGAAATGATCCGGCGCGTCTTGCCAACGGTTCCCAGCTGGCATTCGCTGCTGATCATTACGCCGCAGGGCGAGGTCATCCGGCGTATTTCGCTGCATGAATCGCCTCGCTCCAGGCTGATCGCCGAACCCTACAGCTTCGCTGAGCTGATGCGAACAGGGGAGCCGCAGGTTGGCAACATGGCGCAAGGGCTCGACGGCCGCTGGGGCATTCCGTTGCGTGTGCCGGTAAAGATCGGGGGCGAGGTCCGCTATGTACTGACGGCGGTGCTCGAACCCAACGCCGTCGTCGACGTCATCAGCAACCGGCGTTTGCCGGAGGGTTGGGTGACCACGGTGCTGGATGCCCAGGGCATGCGCATCGCCCGATCCCATCGCAATGCCGAAACCCTGGGGCAGCCGGCCTCCGAAACGCTGGCCGAGCTGCTGGAGCACGACCGGGCCGAGGAAGGCATGGGCATGACCACAACCGTGGAGGGGACGTCGGTCTTCACGGCATTCGTGCGGCTCTCGCCGTCGAATTGGGTCGTGGCAACCGGCGTACCCACTGCCGACGTACAAGCCGGCGCGATCAGGGCGTTCACGCTCTATGGCGGTGGGCTGCTTCTGTCGCTGCTGTTGGCCGTTGCTGCCGCCTTGTTTGCAACCCGACGGATAAACGTGCCGATGCGTCAGTTGCGCCGGGCTGCCCAGGCGATCGGTAAAGGCCAGACGGTCAATGAGACCCCCGACAGTGAAATCGAAGAGGTGCGCGAAGTCGGGCGCGCGTTGGCTGCCGCTGCGCAGGCGCGCCAGGCGAGTGAAGCGGAGCGCGATTCGATGCTGGCGAGGCTGGCGTTGGCACAGGAAGACCTCACCGAGCAGGTCAGCGATCTGAAAGCGCTGCAGGCGCTCGGCAACCAATTGCTGCAATTGCCAACGCTGGACGCCCAGTTGCAGGAAATCGTCGAGGTGCTGTGCGAACTGCATGGTGCCGATCACGGCTTGCTGAGCATTCGGGAAACGGATCGCTCGTTGCGTGTCCATGCCTCGAAAGGCTTCACGCCGCCCTCGCTGGAACAGGTGAACGGCCGGCCGTCTGGCGTCGGGGTGGACGAAGCGGCGGTACGCGAGGGGCGTCGGGTGTCGGTCGCGGATACCGAAGCCGATCCGGCGTTCGCCGAGCTTGTCCCGCTCGCCCGCGCTGAGGGTTTCCGCTCGGTCCATTCGACGCCTATCAGACACAGCGATGGCAGCGTGCTCGGGGCCTTGACCGTACTGCTGGCCGAAAACCGGCTGCCTACCGAGCGCGAGACGCGTCTGGCCGATCTCGCCTCAGGGCTCGCCGCCGTGTTCATCGATCGCGCACGGGCCCAGACCAAGGCCGGTATGTTCGAGCAGCGACTGCGGGTTGCACTCGACTCATCGACGGTGCCGTTCAGTATCCTTTCGACGGTGCACGATGCGACCGGGCAGGTGATCGATTTCCTGCTGGCTTTCATCAATCCGACCGGGGCGGCCGCGCTGCGCGGCACGGTAGAGGAACTGACCGGCCGGCGGCTGACCGAGGTGCTAGGGCCCGATGCCAACGTGCAGGCGCTGGAAACGCTGGTGGCGGTCGCGACCTTCCAGCAGCCCCATGACCTTGAAATGCGCAGCACTGCATTTGGCGGGGATCGCTGGGTTCGCCTGGTCGCGACCCCTTACGAGCACAGCGTTGCTGTCTGGTTCGCCGATGTCACGCAAGCAAAACACCAGGAACAGGCGATCCTGGAGGCGGACCGGCGCAAAGACGAGTTTCTCGCGACCCTGGCTCACGAGCTGCGTAACCCGCTCGCTCCCATCCGCCTGGCCGCCGGCCTGTTCGGCACACCCGGCGCGTCCGAGGCACAGAAGCAGCGCAGCCAGCAGATCATCGAACGGCAGGTGAGGCACATGGCGTTGTTGCTCGATGACCTGTTCGATATTTCCCGCATTACCCTCGGCAAGCTGGTGCTGCGCAAGGAGTCGCTGGACCTGGGCGCCGTCATCGAGGCGGCCGTCGAGACCGCTCGCGCCAAGATCGAGGCGAAACAGCATGCGCTGACCGTGGAGTTGCCGGCCCAGCCGATCCTGCTGGAAGCCGATCCACTCCGGCTCGAGCAGATACTCGTCAACCTGCTCAACAATGCGGCGAAATTCACCGCCCAGGGCGGGCAGATTCGCATCAGCGCCACACGGCTGGGCGAAACCGCCACGGTTTCGGTGATCGACAACGGCGTGGGCATCGCCCGCGAACATCTCAAGCTGATCTTCGAACGCTTCGCCCAGGTGCCGACCAGCCGGGCGCAGGTCAACACCGGCCTGGGCATCGGGCTCGCGCTCGCCAGAGGGCTTGCGAATCTCCACGGGGGCGACATTCGAGTCAGTAGCGCCGGGCTGGGGCAGGGCGCGGAATTCAAGCTGAGCCTGCCGGCGCTCGCCGCGCCGCAGCCCAACTGGCCGCGTACGGAGCCTGTCAGGGCGGCGGACAACAAGCGCTGCGTGCTGGTTGCCGATGACAACCGTGACATCGCCGAAACCATGGCGGAGGTCCTCCGCCTGGAAGGGCACGATGTGCACCTGGCGTTCGACGGAAACGAGGCGTTCGAGCGTTACCAGCAACTCCACCCCGAAGTGGTACTGCTCGACATTGGCATGCCTGGCCTGCGTGGCGATGAGGTCGCACGGATGATCCGCTCCCAACCCTCGGCGTTCCATGTTCGCTTGGTGGCCATTACCGGCTGGGGGCAGCCGAGCGACAAGGAAAACGCGCTGGCGGCCGGGTTCGACGTGCACATGACCAAGCCCGTCGACATAGCCCGTTTGATCGCGCTGGTCGGGGCGTGA
- a CDS encoding DUF2254 domain-containing protein, translating to MVERWKWFLIRISKRPWFRASLFSVLGLATALVALAVAPYIPDDMPTRVGSDAVDNILGVLASSMLAVTTFSLSIMVAAYGSATSNVTPRAISLLVEDTTTQNTLSTFIGSFIFSLVGIIALSTGLYGAEGRVVLFAATIVVVILVVYALLRWIDQLSGLGRVAETTARVERAATRALCQRMEQPYLGGRPLAVDARGLPGVRPLYVDKVGFVQHIDMPALGELTRSDACSVYICVLPGVFVEPSQPIAWSVGIDERDDGRLRDAFVIGAQRTFERDPRFGLTVMAEVASRALSPGINDQGTAIDVIGRGVRVLSHLARPAAPEKPDFERVFAPGLSAADVLDDFFTPIARDGAALIEVALCLQQALASLGRLGDAAVAVAAQRQAELALKRAEAALTLPEDRERLRQGAAQAGLLGGLR from the coding sequence ATGGTCGAGCGTTGGAAGTGGTTTCTCATCCGCATCAGCAAGCGGCCCTGGTTCAGAGCCAGCCTGTTTTCGGTGCTGGGCCTGGCGACCGCATTGGTGGCCCTGGCGGTCGCTCCTTACATTCCGGACGACATGCCCACCCGGGTCGGCTCGGATGCGGTGGACAACATTCTCGGCGTGCTTGCCTCGAGCATGCTCGCGGTCACGACCTTTTCGTTGAGCATCATGGTCGCGGCCTACGGTTCAGCGACCAGCAACGTCACGCCACGCGCGATCTCGCTGCTGGTGGAAGACACCACGACGCAGAACACCCTGTCCACCTTCATCGGCTCGTTCATTTTCAGTCTGGTCGGCATCATTGCGCTGAGCACCGGGCTGTATGGCGCCGAAGGTCGGGTCGTATTGTTTGCCGCGACCATTGTCGTGGTGATCCTGGTGGTGTACGCGCTCTTGCGCTGGATCGACCAACTGTCGGGGCTGGGCCGGGTGGCCGAGACCACGGCCAGGGTCGAGCGTGCCGCAACGCGCGCGCTGTGCCAACGGATGGAACAACCCTACCTGGGCGGCCGGCCGCTCGCTGTCGATGCCAGGGGGCTGCCGGGTGTGCGTCCCCTGTACGTCGACAAGGTGGGCTTCGTGCAACATATCGACATGCCTGCGCTGGGTGAGTTGACCCGATCGGACGCGTGTTCGGTGTACATCTGCGTACTGCCGGGCGTGTTCGTGGAGCCCAGCCAGCCGATCGCCTGGTCGGTCGGCATCGACGAACGCGACGATGGCCGGCTGCGTGATGCCTTTGTCATCGGAGCGCAACGGACATTCGAACGTGACCCGCGCTTTGGCTTGACGGTGATGGCCGAGGTCGCGTCCCGTGCCCTGTCGCCGGGGATCAATGACCAGGGCACCGCCATTGACGTCATCGGGCGTGGCGTGCGCGTGCTGTCGCACCTGGCCAGGCCCGCCGCACCCGAGAAGCCCGATTTCGAGCGGGTGTTTGCGCCCGGCTTGAGCGCGGCGGACGTACTGGACGATTTCTTTACACCCATCGCCCGCGACGGAGCGGCGTTGATCGAAGTCGCCCTGTGCCTGCAACAGGCACTGGCGTCACTGGGGCGGCTAGGCGATGCGGCGGTGGCGGTCGCTGCCCAGCGACAGGCGGAACTGGCGCTCAAGCGCGCCGAAGCAGCACTGACCTTGCCCGAGGACCGGGAGCGCCTGCGACAGGGCGCCGCGCAGGCGGGGCTCCTCGGGGGCTTGCGCTAG